In Gammaproteobacteria bacterium, the genomic window GGTGCCAACGCGGGGGGTGGCACACTCTTTTTGAACCCACGTGACGGCGGGCTAGGTGGAGCTGTATTAGCAGTTGGTACACCTCCAACAAATGCAATTACATGGAACTGTAATGCTGCAGGCGCAGTAGCAGCTAGACTTGGAGGCAATGGTTCATTAGCAGCGCAGTTCGCTCCTTCAAACTGTCGCTAAAAATTACTTTTGGCTGAACTAAAAAAGCCTCCTTCGGGAGGCTTTTTCTTTTTTTGCCCGACAGAGGGGAGTAGGGTCAGGGGAGTAGGGTCACAGGGGAGTAGCAGGGGAGTAGGGTCAAGCAGGGGAGTAGCATCAAAGGGGTCAGAGTAATTGATTTTGGATTGGGTCTGGTGCATTAGCCCATCCTTGAGTCCCTGACTGCATCCAAAATATTCCCGGTAGTCGCCTGGGGTCCGAGAACAGGGTCAGCACGAGAACAGGGTCAGGTCTAGATTCGAAGCCCGACCCTGGCACGGTCGTGGTGTTTTTGCACCTTTTAACTGTGCTATAGCTTTATCAAAGCTATAAAAGCCCAACAAAGACTCTCCCTTGTCCACTGCTACACGATGTGACTTGTTAGCAATCAACGAATTGACAAAACCTAGCCCCCCGCACCTGCTTGGCCTCTTTGTAAGCACATAGCGCTGACCAAAATAACTTGGTTGCTTTCAAAAATAAAAGCACCATCGCAGAGCAAACTGCGTACAACGTGGCAGACATCGGCTTTATCAAGATTACACAGAGCATGGCAATAGCGGCGCGGCGCGTAAAAACTGGTCAACGTTAATTGACTTGTTAAGGCTTAATTATTATTATGTACGGAATTACCGTACGTTTTACAGGTGAATGAAATGGACACTATTAGTGTAAATAAATTTAGAGATAACTTGAAAACCTTTGTGGAAAAAGTGGTTACAGAGCACCTACCTCTTAAAGTCACGCGTAGAAGTGGTGATGATTTCGTGGTTTTAAGCGCGGATGATTGGGAGCGTGAGCAGGAAACATTATATGTTTTGCAAAATAATCACTTAATGAAGCAGATTGCTGCCTCAGCTGCTACAAATACAAAGAGCAAGGGATATATACCTACAGCAGGGGAGCTAGATGAGATCACTGGTATTTGAAGGTAATACCTGGGCTGCATATGAAGAACTTAGGCTAAAGAACAAAAAACTACACAAAGTGCTTTGTCGCTTATTGAAAGAAATGCTCCGTGACGATCCACAAACTGGAACTGGAAAACCTGAGCCATTAAAACATAACCTCTCTGGCTTGTGGTCTCGCCGTATAAGCCAGAAAGACCGTGTTATTTATAAGTACGATAAAGACTACATTTATATTTTTGCTATTGGTGGCCATTACGATCAATTTTAAATGGCCATCATCTTGGAATGGCAGGAACTAATGAGAGCAAGGGAACAGAAAACAGGGTCAGGTCTAGATTCGAGCAGGAAAATAGGGTCAGATTGAGCCACCCCTAGTTTGACGGACACTTCAGAAATGGGACACTAGTCCTGGAGGTGTTTATGACGATACGAAATAAATAAGGGGACACAATACTTAACCATAATATCCTCCCGCCATAGCCAAATTGTTTTTGGTTCCCACGCAGAGCCTGCCCCCGTATCAAGTACGGGGCAGGCTCCGTGCTTGACACGGGGAGCATAGCCACCAGATATTTAACCGATTACGCTGACCAGAAAAATTATATTAAACGGTCTTGGTGCACAAAGAGCTACTCACTCTTGGCAGCTAGCAGGGAAAGACTACCGATAGACAGCACGCCGATGACCAACGGCTAAGACCAGGACGGTCAAGTGGTTATCTTCAATTTGACAGATAAGTCGGTAATCTCCCACGCGATAACGCCAAAACCCTTGTAACTCATGTTGCAATCCTTTGCCAAACCGACGCGGGTCTTCATTGGTAGCCAAACGTTGACGGGTATAACGAAGTATTTCACGCTGAGTTTGTCGGTCGAGTTTACGTAACTCTTTACGTGCGCGCTCATCCCACTCAACTGTCCAGATCAAACTCTTGCTCCAATGTCTCCTGAGACCAACGTTTTTCTGGTTTGGCTAAGCGACGCTCAGCCAGGTAAAGATCCTCAATTTCTTCAAGATGTTGTTCGATAGCTTCACGTGCATAGAACGTTTTAGTACGTCCGGTACGCTTGGCGAGCTTGGCCAAGCGCTCTTCGAGCTCTTGGGGCAGGCGAATGGCTAGCATGGCGATCACCTTCTAGTTTGATATATGTGTATAGCGTAGCAGAATGATACAAATCATAGCAAGGGACTTCCTAGGGGGGAAATAGGAGGGAAACAGGGTCAGGGGAAATAGGGTCAGGTCTAGATTCGAAGCCCGACCCTGGCATGCTTCCTTGCTAATCGAACAATCTTTCCCACGGTTGTGAAATGCAGTCCGAAAAATGCGGCTATCTGCTGATAACTGTATTCTCCTGTTGCATAGGCGGCAACAATGGCACTATCACGATTATCACTGGCACTTGTGATCGCTTGCAAAGACGGTGCAGGGGGGCGTCGCTGAGATTGGGGGATATTAACGTCTTGCGACAGGCCCTTGACCTTTTCCTGCATTCGGCAAACAAAGCCGTTGTCTCCGAGAAAAACCTGCCGGTTTAAATCCTTCCAAATTGACTCTTGACCGGAGCCCTCGCTCACAAATTGGGTATACCTTAGAATCGCCTCGCTACGATCCGTTGCAAATTGCGTAAGCAATCCGTCTGTAGCCAACCAAGCTGGTGCCACTGCCTTCCCGGTCATCGCCGGATAACTGCTCCAACACCACTCGCCCGGGTGCTCCACCATCCCGGCACGCACGGGATTGAGTACCACATAGCGAGTCAATTCCAGCAAATAAGGATCGGTATCCACTAAAATTGCTTTATAACGCCCCTGAAATAGATGACCGGTGAGCCGATGGCGGCGGTTGAACGCCTGGCTGTACACGCCGTTGAGCTGACGCATTCCTTTTGACAGATTGCCGTCCGGTGTTTCGATGATCAGATGATAGTGGTTGGACATCAAGCAATAACCATGACATATCCAATTCCATCCCTCAATCACCTGCCCCAGAACCTCAAGAAATAGCGCACGATCTACATCATCTTCATAAATCGCTTCCTGTCGATCTCCCCGGGAAGTGACATGGTAAAGCGCACCTGAAAATTCAATCCTTACGGGTCTAACCATGATCGTAAATTAACACAGAGAATGCTTTGTTTCTAGACCTGACCCCCAGAAACATGACCCCCAGAAACACACAGCAAAGATATTAAACATGCTGCCGCTAACCCTTAGAGACAAGGGACAATCATGCAAAGCTCAGCAACACCTTCCGATAAAATTATATTAAACGGTCTAGCACGCTATCTGATCCGTGATGGGCTACTCGACGAAAATACGGCGCAAGATGCCTATGAGAAATCGCATGAGGAAAAAATTCCTCTGGCATCGTATTTGGTTGAACACAAGATACTGGCAAGCAATGTCATTGCCGTTACGGCATCGCGTGAATTTGGTATTCCTTTATTCGATTTACAAGCCATTGAACTGGATCATGATACGGTTGGCCTGGTTAAAGAATCGCTGATTCGCAAGCACAATGCCTTACCACTCTTTAAACGTGGTAGCCGCTTGTATATCGCGCTGTCTGACCCAACCAATCTGCCCGCTCTCGACGAAATCAAGTTTAATACCGGGCTGAATACTGAGCCCGTTCTCGTCGAAGATGATAAATTACGTAAAACGATAGAACAGGCGCTAGACCATAATGCAAACTCTATAGATGCCTTTGCGGGTGATGACGATCTTGAAAATCTGGACATGTCAGACGGTGAGGGCCCTAATGCAGCGGGGCCCACTGAATCAGAGGTTGATGACACGCCGATTGTGCGCTTTGTTAATAAAGTGCTGCTCGATGCCATTAAAGCGGGTGCTTCAGACATTCATTTTGAACCCTATGAAAAAAAATATCGGGTGCGTACGCGTTTGGACGGGGTGTTAAGAGAGATAGTCGCGCCGCCTGTGGCCATGGCCATGAAAATTGCCGCACGACTCAAGGTGATGTCGCGACTGGACATCTCTGAGCGTCGTGTACCACAAGACGGTCGTATGAAAATGACCATTTCAAAAACCCGTGCTATCGATTTTCGTGTCAGCACCTGTCCGACCTTATTTGGCGAAAAAGTCGTCATTCGTATTCTTGACCCGACCAGCGCGCAGATGGGCATTGACGCGCTGGGCTATGAACCAGAGCAAAAAGAGCTCTATCTGCACGCCCTGAACCAACCCTACGGTATGATTCTGGTGACAGGCCCTACCGGTAGTGGTAAAACGGTTTCGCTGTATACCGGCCTGAATATCCTCAATACTGAGGATCGCAATATCTCAACAGCGGAAGACCCCGTTGAAATTAATGTACCCGGGGTGAACCAAGTCAATGTCAACCCCAGAGCAGGGCTGACCTTTGCTGCAGCGCTAAAATCGTTTCTACGGCAAGATCCCGACATTATCATGGTCGGTGAGATTCGTGACCTGGAAACCGCTGAAATCGCTATTAAAGCGGCACAAACGGGGCATATGGTGATGTCGACGCTGCATACCAATGATGCACCACAAACACTCACCCGTCTCGCCAATATGGGTGTGCCTGGGTATAACATCGCCGCAACGATATCGTTAATTATCGCTCAGCGTCTGGCGCGTAAGCTCTGTAAAGAGTGTAAAACGCCGGTCGATGTCCCCAAGGAAGCTTTATTAGCCGAAGGCTTTAGCGAAGAGCAATTAAAACAAGCGTTTACTATTTATGCCCCTAAAGGCTGTGACTCTTGCAACGCAGGTTACAAAGGCCGTGTTGGTATCTACCAGGTCATGCCCATCTCGGAAGCAATGGGTAAATTAATCATGGAGGGCGTTAACTCCATTACGCTGGCAGAACAAGCAGAACGTGAGGGAGTTAACGATTTGCGCAAGTCGGGCTTGAAGAAAGTTATAGATGGTGTTACAAGCCTAGAAGAAGTAATAAGGGTAACGACTGAGTAATGGCTGCAAAAGCAATTCAAGCGACTACTTTCACCTGGGTTGGTGCCGACAAACGCGGCACTAAGATCAAAGGTGAGCTGCAAGGCAAGAGCATTCCGCTGATAAAGGCACAGTTACGTCGCCAGGGTATCAATCCTTTGCGCGTCAAGAAAAAACCTAAGCCCTTATTTAGCAGCAATAAGAAAATTACCTCGAAAGACATTACGATTTTCTCGCGTCAGCTGGCGACCATGTTGTCTGCTGGTGTGCCAGTGGTACAGGCCTTTGAAATTATTGGCCGTGGCCATGAAAACCCTGCGATGCAGACATTGATCGGTGCGATTCGTAGCGATGTCGAGGCCGGTAACAATCTGGCTAATTCATTTCGCAAGCACCCGCGTCAATTCGATGAGTTGTTCTGCAACCTCATTGCTGCTGGTGAACAAGCCGGTATCCTTGAAACTTTATTACATAAAATTGCTACCTATAAAGAAAAAACTGAATCCATCAAGGCCAAAGTCAAAAAGGCCATGTTCTACCCCACCGCCATTATTGTCGTAGCCTTTATTATTACGGCTATATTGCTTATTTTTGTTGTACCACAATTTGAGGCACTGTTTAACGGCTTCGGTGCTGATCTCCCTGCCTTAACATTATTTGTTGTCAGATTGTCTGAATTTTTCCAGTCTTACTGGTACCTCATATTTGGCGGCATTGCCGCAGCCGGTTTTGTTTTGGTCAATGCCCACCGAAAATCGAAAAAAGTGCGTGATGCGGCTGATCGGCTGGTACTGAAAATGCCTGTTGTTGGCGATATTTTGCATAAAGCCGCTATCGCCCGCTATGCCAGAACGCTCTCTACCATGTTTGCTGCCGGTGTACCGCTGGTCGAATCCATGACCAGCGTTGCCGGAGCTGCCGGCAATGTGGTGTACAGCAATGCTATTCTGCGTATACGTGATGAAGTCTCTACTGGCACTAATTTAAATTCCGCCATGGCGCACACCGGCGTATTCCCCAATATGGTCACCCAAATGGTTGCTATTGGCGAAGAATCGGGTTCATTGGATTCTATGCTAAGTAAAGTGGCTGACTTTTATGAAGAAGAGGTCGATAACGCCGTTGATGGCATGACCAGCTTGATTGAACCTATTATTATGGCCTTTCTCGGTGTTGTTATTGGTGGGCTGGTCATTGCCATGTACTTGCCCATTTTCAAACTCGGCGAAGTCGTCTAGCAGACTGTTGAAAAACCCTCATGCGGCACAATCTTGCGTATACCCTAATGGCACCTGGAAAATCAGCTCAAAATGCGGGGGCACGTAGTGCTAAACTGCGTGTGCACTGCGCTTTCTAGATGCCCTCGGGATATGAGTTGATTTTTGCCCTTATAACCCTGCGGGTTTGTTAAGGATTTATTCCCTATGGTCATGTCACCTTGTCTTGTACTCGCCTGGGGCTTTTTCAACGGCCTGCCAATCAATAAAAGTTTGTTTTGATGGAATTAGCAGTCTTTCTGCAAGCCAGTCCGCTTGTCTTTGTGGCGCTGATTTTTATTGTCAGCTTGCTTATCGGTAGCTTTCTTAATGTTGTGATCTATCGCCTACCGGTGATGATGGAACGCGACTGGCAAGCACAGCTTGACTCTGCCAATGTAGACCAGCAAACCGACAAGCCGCCGCCTTTTAATCTTGCCGTACCACGCTCAAGATGCCCCAAGTGCAACCATATGATTAGCGCTTTAGAAAATATTCCTGTCATTAGCTATCTGTTTTTGCGCGGCAAATGTAGTAGTTGTAAAACTCACATCTCTGCTCGCTATCCTGTTGTTGAGCTAACTACGGCGATCTTGTCAGCACTGGTTGCGTGGAAGTTTGGTTTTGCCTGGTCAACCCTCGCCGCATTAGTGTTTACCTGGTGTCTAATTTGTCTTGCCTTGATTGACTTTGATACCCAGTACTTACCTGACAGCATTACCTTGCCGTTGCTGTGGCTCGGCCTGTTCGTCAGCCTGTTTACCTTGTTTGTTGATTTGCCTACCGCAGTCATTGGCGCTATGGCGGGATACCTGAGCCTTTGGTTGATTTATCATTTATTTAAGCTGGTCACGGGCAAAGAAGGCATGGGCTATGGCGACTTTAAGTTGTTAGCCGTTCTAGGCGCGTGGCTGGGTTGGCAGGCGTTGCCTACGGTGATATTTTCCTCAGCGCTTGTCGGTGCGATCATTGGCATTGCGCTGATCGTAATCCGTGGCCGTGATCGTAATATCCCCATCCCTTTTGGCCCTTTTCTGGCGACAGCGGGTTGGATTACGTTCATGCTGGGCGACGATGCATCTAATTTCTACCTTAATTTGCTCGGGCTTAGCTAATTGTTCTGCCCATACTAACCCCATGCTAACGATTGCTCTCACCGGGGGTATTGGCAGTGGCAAATCGACGATTACAGCGCTCTTCGCCAAGCTCGGGGTGCCTTTTTGCGATGCTGATGATATTGGCCGCGAGCTAACCCAGGCTGGTTCTGCTGCTTTACTAGAAATCAGCGCCTTATTTGGCCAGGATATATTGAACAATAATGGACAACTCGACCGACGGCGGCTGCGTGAAATTATCTTTTCAGATTCGCAAAAACGACAACAACTTGAAGCGATTCTGCACCCACGCATCAACCATCAGATAGCACGCTGGATTCAACAACAAACCACTGACTATGGCATCATATCCATTCCTTTGCTGACAGAAAATCTGTATCGCCATCAACTTGATGGGCAATTCGCCAAGCAATTCGATAGGATCTTAGTCGTTGAGCTAGCCCCTTCTGCTCAACGCCAACGAACCGCTAAACGTGACAATGCCGAGGAAGCGAGTATTCAAGCCATTATCGCAACACAGGCTAGCGCTGAACAGCGCCGTGCAATTGCTAATGATATTATTGATAATAACGGTGATATTGACGTATTAAAACACCAGATAATACAGCTACACAAGAAATACTGTGGCCTAGCGCTTAGAGGGTCGTAACGATAGATTAGACAAGTTTGCTCTATACGAATAAGATCATGCACTGATCGCTCTAAACCAACCTAACCAGAAAAATCGATGGATCTAAGCTCTGACATTGTTACTTACGAACAGCCTCTGAACGAACGCATTCGCATTTATTTAAAGCTGGAGTATTTGTTCAAGCAAATCTCCAGCTGTGCAGCAGTACCGTCAGTGTGGGGCAGCCGCAGCGCACTGTTTGGTGTGCTTGACACGCTCAACATTCTTGCTCGCAATGACCTCAAGGCCGATGTACTCAAGGAGCTCGAACGCCAAGCAAAAAATTTATCCCGCTTAGAAACCAACCCAGACGTAGACACTAGCCAACTGGCAAACATATTAGACCAGCTGGATATTTTGATCGATCGTATCCATTCACTACGTGGACAAGTTGCCCAAGAGCTGCGTAACAATGAATTGCTCAACAGCATTCGTCAGCGTATGACACTCCCTGGTGGTACCTGCGATTTTGACTTGCCAGGCTTTAATTTTTGGTTAAAACAGAGTGATACCGCTCGCACACATGATTTATTGTCATGGTATGAAAGTTTTAGTTTGATTCGTGCTGCAATTGACATCATCTTGATGTTAATACGACGCAGCGCCCAAGCTACCTCGGTGCAAGCTATTGAGGGCTTTTATCAACAATCCTTGGATAGTCGTTTTCCCCAACAA contains:
- a CDS encoding type II toxin-antitoxin system Phd/YefM family antitoxin, with the translated sequence MDTISVNKFRDNLKTFVEKVVTEHLPLKVTRRSGDDFVVLSADDWEREQETLYVLQNNHLMKQIAASAATNTKSKGYIPTAGELDEITGI
- a CDS encoding Txe/YoeB family addiction module toxin, producing the protein MRSLVFEGNTWAAYEELRLKNKKLHKVLCRLLKEMLRDDPQTGTGKPEPLKHNLSGLWSRRISQKDRVIYKYDKDYIYIFAIGGHYDQF
- a CDS encoding type II toxin-antitoxin system RelE/ParE family toxin, with product MIWTVEWDERARKELRKLDRQTQREILRYTRQRLATNEDPRRFGKGLQHELQGFWRYRVGDYRLICQIEDNHLTVLVLAVGHRRAVYR
- a CDS encoding TraY domain-containing protein → MLAIRLPQELEERLAKLAKRTGRTKTFYAREAIEQHLEEIEDLYLAERRLAKPEKRWSQETLEQEFDLDS
- a CDS encoding transposase yields the protein MVRPVRIEFSGALYHVTSRGDRQEAIYEDDVDRALFLEVLGQVIEGWNWICHGYCLMSNHYHLIIETPDGNLSKGMRQLNGVYSQAFNRRHRLTGHLFQGRYKAILVDTDPYLLELTRYVVLNPVRAGMVEHPGEWCWSSYPAMTGKAVAPAWLATDGLLTQFATDRSEAILRYTQFVSEGSGQESIWKDLNRQVFLGDNGFVCRMQEKVKGLSQDVNIPQSQRRPPAPSLQAITSASDNRDSAIVAAYATGEYSYQQIAAFFGLHFTTVGKIVRLARKHARVGLRI
- the pilB gene encoding type IV-A pilus assembly ATPase PilB is translated as MQSSATPSDKIILNGLARYLIRDGLLDENTAQDAYEKSHEEKIPLASYLVEHKILASNVIAVTASREFGIPLFDLQAIELDHDTVGLVKESLIRKHNALPLFKRGSRLYIALSDPTNLPALDEIKFNTGLNTEPVLVEDDKLRKTIEQALDHNANSIDAFAGDDDLENLDMSDGEGPNAAGPTESEVDDTPIVRFVNKVLLDAIKAGASDIHFEPYEKKYRVRTRLDGVLREIVAPPVAMAMKIAARLKVMSRLDISERRVPQDGRMKMTISKTRAIDFRVSTCPTLFGEKVVIRILDPTSAQMGIDALGYEPEQKELYLHALNQPYGMILVTGPTGSGKTVSLYTGLNILNTEDRNISTAEDPVEINVPGVNQVNVNPRAGLTFAAALKSFLRQDPDIIMVGEIRDLETAEIAIKAAQTGHMVMSTLHTNDAPQTLTRLANMGVPGYNIAATISLIIAQRLARKLCKECKTPVDVPKEALLAEGFSEEQLKQAFTIYAPKGCDSCNAGYKGRVGIYQVMPISEAMGKLIMEGVNSITLAEQAEREGVNDLRKSGLKKVIDGVTSLEEVIRVTTE
- a CDS encoding type II secretion system F family protein, which encodes MAAKAIQATTFTWVGADKRGTKIKGELQGKSIPLIKAQLRRQGINPLRVKKKPKPLFSSNKKITSKDITIFSRQLATMLSAGVPVVQAFEIIGRGHENPAMQTLIGAIRSDVEAGNNLANSFRKHPRQFDELFCNLIAAGEQAGILETLLHKIATYKEKTESIKAKVKKAMFYPTAIIVVAFIITAILLIFVVPQFEALFNGFGADLPALTLFVVRLSEFFQSYWYLIFGGIAAAGFVLVNAHRKSKKVRDAADRLVLKMPVVGDILHKAAIARYARTLSTMFAAGVPLVESMTSVAGAAGNVVYSNAILRIRDEVSTGTNLNSAMAHTGVFPNMVTQMVAIGEESGSLDSMLSKVADFYEEEVDNAVDGMTSLIEPIIMAFLGVVIGGLVIAMYLPIFKLGEVV
- a CDS encoding prepilin peptidase; this encodes MELAVFLQASPLVFVALIFIVSLLIGSFLNVVIYRLPVMMERDWQAQLDSANVDQQTDKPPPFNLAVPRSRCPKCNHMISALENIPVISYLFLRGKCSSCKTHISARYPVVELTTAILSALVAWKFGFAWSTLAALVFTWCLICLALIDFDTQYLPDSITLPLLWLGLFVSLFTLFVDLPTAVIGAMAGYLSLWLIYHLFKLVTGKEGMGYGDFKLLAVLGAWLGWQALPTVIFSSALVGAIIGIALIVIRGRDRNIPIPFGPFLATAGWITFMLGDDASNFYLNLLGLS
- a CDS encoding dephospho-CoA kinase, with the translated sequence MLTIALTGGIGSGKSTITALFAKLGVPFCDADDIGRELTQAGSAALLEISALFGQDILNNNGQLDRRRLREIIFSDSQKRQQLEAILHPRINHQIARWIQQQTTDYGIISIPLLTENLYRHQLDGQFAKQFDRILVVELAPSAQRQRTAKRDNAEEASIQAIIATQASAEQRRAIANDIIDNNGDIDVLKHQIIQLHKKYCGLALRGS
- the zapD gene encoding cell division protein ZapD — protein: MDLSSDIVTYEQPLNERIRIYLKLEYLFKQISSCAAVPSVWGSRSALFGVLDTLNILARNDLKADVLKELERQAKNLSRLETNPDVDTSQLANILDQLDILIDRIHSLRGQVAQELRNNELLNSIRQRMTLPGGTCDFDLPGFNFWLKQSDTARTHDLLSWYESFSLIRAAIDIILMLIRRSAQATSVQAIEGFYQQSLDSRFPQQMIRVAIPSDLPCFPEISGGKHRFTVRFMVGGMNERPSQIKEDVDFQLTCCVL